A genome region from Coffea arabica cultivar ET-39 chromosome 7e, Coffea Arabica ET-39 HiFi, whole genome shotgun sequence includes the following:
- the LOC113700459 gene encoding uncharacterized protein: protein MAAAGGSDLSSEMEVDAFRHLFPLRFHERHLLKSIRPDGRTLGKARDTIISLGAVTSANGSALTKIGCTTMLAAIKLEVITPTVESPDEGCIAIDFHMPPICSPIVRPGRPADAAPVVAKQLSDTILSSGMIDLKELSLVSGKAAWMAYLDIYCLDAEGSLFDAALLSAVAAFSHLQIPVVSLNDEGRIVLISEDNGGGKLEKEPVNKEKRKLKLATIPFSLTCVLHKNYILADPTAEEESIMETLVTVVLDSSSQLVSLYKPGGPVLAHTSAIQDCVALTRQRLKELQKILNEAISDMEVD, encoded by the exons ATGGCTGCTGCCGGTGGCTCTGATTTATCTTCAGAAATGGAGGTGGATGCTTTTAGACATCTTTTCCCTCTGCGTTTTCATGAGCGCCATCTGCTTAAATCTATTAGACCTGATGGCAGGACCCTTGGAAAAGCTAGAGATACAATCATATCCCTCG GAGCTGTTACATCGGCAAATGGATCTGCACTAACAAAGATAGGCTGTACG ACCATGTTGGCGGCCATTAAATTGGAGGTTATTACACCTACAGTGGAGTCACCAGATGAGGGATGCATAG CCATAGATTTTCATATGCCCCCAATATGTTCTCCTATTGTTCGGCCTGGGAGGCCCGCAGACGCCGCTCCAGTTGTGGCAAAGCAGTTATCTGACACTATTTTGAG tTCTGgcatgattgatttgaaagaatTGTCTTTGGTCAGTGGGAAAGCTGCTTGGATGGCTTACCTG GACATATATTGTTTGGATGCTGAAGGTTCCCTTTTTGATGCTGCATTGCTTTCAGCAGTTGCTGCCTTTTCACATT TGCAAATTCCTGTAGTTTCTCTGAATGACGAGGGAAGAATTGTGCTTATTTCTGAGGATAATGGGGGAGGGAAGTTGGAGAAGGAGCCAGtcaataaagaaaaaaggaagctCAAGTTGGCTACAATACCATTTTCCTTAACTTGCGTACTTCACAAGAATTACATCCTGGCAGATCCTACAGCAGAGGAAGAGTCCATAATGGAGACACTTGTGACTGTGGTGTTGGATTCCTCCAGTCAATTGGTTTCTCTTTACAAACCAGGTGGCCCAGTTCTTGCCCACACGTCAGCTATTCAG GATTGCGTTGCATTAACAAGACAGAGACTGAAAGAACTTCAAAAGATCTTAAATGAAGCAATTTCTGATATGGAGGTGGACTAA